Genomic segment of Pecten maximus unplaced genomic scaffold, xPecMax1.1, whole genome shotgun sequence:
GATATTTTCCAACTATATACTCATGGACACTTTCCAACAAGATAATATCCTCATGGACACTTCCAAACCAGATAATGTCGCCATGGTCACTTCCAAACAAGATCCTATATTCATGGACACTTCCAGACTAGATAATGTACATTTCTTTGAAACATTTTGATTTGGGGATataaaaagtgtatacttaTTATTAGGaatataattgtcattatctATGATATCAAATACTTATGGCCATGTTCTCCTGATACgtttattgatatttgtttgggtattttgatattttcgaAATCATCCCTCAGACAACTGGAACGGCTAAAGCTTGAAAATCCTGAAAGGCGAGTGATCTTGATACAATTCGGCACGGAGGTGACCATCATAGGGGATGGAAGTCAGGAACCGTTCCAAGTCGACAGGAATATCAGACACTCATTTGACAATCTTATAAGTAGTGGCCAACAATATGCGCAGGATATGGACATCCGTACCCTGGGAGAAAGTCATAAGTAAGTACTTCACATATTCATGATCTAAAAGAAGGTAACAAGCAACCTCCTCACACATTCGTACCCTGGGAGAAAGGTACGAGTAAGTTCCTGACAAATTCGTACCTTGGGAGAAAGTTACCAGTAAATTCCTCACCCATTCGTATCAAGATATTTCTCAAATCATATGGCAATATTATAGGATAGATGTTTAAATGTTCAGTATGTAGTTGTACATTTTACTTATCCTTCATGTAATCCTAAATTACATAAAACTAAATTAATACCAGCCCATAAATGACGGATCTCAGAAAAACAAAAGAACATCAATTGACTTTATTATATTTAGGAAATAGAAAATCATCGTAATAGTATAGGTCTTCATTGTaaaattaatagaaaataatttagaaaaaaattgcaaataaaataataaaacttgtTTGTGAATTCCATGGGACCAGATGATTTATTTGGTTTTATCCAATATTCGTTATAGTTTTGAGATATATGTATAAGGTTAagccaaatttggtaataagcAAAAATTCGGATTAATAACACATGTTCGTGTTTAGAatttgttttactgtattaaAGGATATACCCGTAATTGCGATATTTAAGTTAGTAATAACGTTTGTGTGTAGTATTAAAGGACTGATTGTGGTAATATACGAGAAGGAATATTTCCTGTACCTGGATGAACGCATAAAAGTTTTGCATGATCATCAGTCCGCAAAGAAATAATCTTAATGATTTATCTTTTTCCCTGATGCAGTGTCATTACAGAGAAAATTAATAACATGCGGCCAAAGGATAGAACAGCCCTCGGACCAGCGCTAGCAACAGCTCTCGGCATGATTACCGGATGTCAGGGTTCAGAGGTTATTCTGTGTACTGATGGTGCCCCAAATAGTGGTGTCGGTAAAATGAACAGCCCTGACTCCAGTTGTAAAGATTATTACACTATGGTAAGATGAATCAAATCAGTAAAACTGTTTTCAAGTaataaaatcacaatttttaaGTATCAACTATTTCTACTTCTATCGAAAAGTTACACTCTTTTGCAAGCAATCAATAATGATTAGACAACCAATGTAGGGTTTTTATCAATTAGAAAACTTTACAAAAAAATACTCCAGTGGAATCTGCTTATTAGTCTAATATAGGTAAAATCGGGATGGGGGACTTAAAATGTCCTCCCTGTTGGCGTTTGtctcatacatatgtacaaacTGCAAACTGGTAGCCAATTTAGGATGTTCCAAAATTCCTTTGAAATACAAAAGCAGATTATCGTTTTGAACACGCTTGGATAGCAAAGTtgcattgatatatatataatgggatTTACTAATGTATTCTTGTAGGTCGGTAACTACGCTAAACGAAATGGAATTGTTGTTTCTATCCTGGCTGTTGACGGGGAACCTGTCGGACTTGAGAATGTGTCTCCATGTGCCAATATTTCTGGTGGAAACGTTGATGTCCTTGACCCTCTTGAGATTATGAGACAGTTACGTCTGATCTCCCAAAACTTCATCGTGGCAACATCTGTGTGTATGGAATTCCATCTTCACCCTGAACTTGAGGTGGATGATGATGACTTCCCAAAGGTCAGtgtttataaaatgtattcAGAATAGATTCAGTCAGCCctaaaaaatcatgaaaatggTTATTAAAAGATTAAGACAAAGCGTGGTATGTAATCACATCTTTATTACTGATTGACTATAAACAGATtgtttatatctattatatattatatctcaTATTTATCTGGTCATATCCCAAGGTAGTGAGAAATCAAATGCTACAATATGTGGGGCTGACCTCCAaagggctgaggggtggggcaaaAAGGAGCAATTCGGTTGTCTTGAAACCTTATTTGCATCGGCATCATTAAATAAGGCTATGAACGAAGAGTGAGGTTTGGTCAAATCTAAACAGgacctctgggcctcttgtttatctTTTTACAGGGCAGCAGTCGTATCGTAAAGGAAGTTGGTAATGCCACCAGAGACACAGATGTTACATTCTTTTTCAGACGAAAAAATACGGATAAAGATTTACAAgtggattgtctccctttccaGGTAAGTGTTTCAGTGTGTATGACTTCACATTTTCTGTTAGGACTATTGTGTTATTTGCTACTGCAGTTTACAATGAGAGCATCATTAACTCAAAATTAACGTTATAGCCAtttaatatacaacattttcTTTGGTTTAAATTCTGAATTATAGCTATGAACCAAACATTGTTTTCAATATGGCAGTTTGGATTCCAAACACCAATCCTTCTTAAACCGAATTGATCCTTCTTTATCACAATACTTATAAACAATGCTAAaccctctgaattccgaacattaacattttaaagTGATTCAATAGTTAGATTGACAAAGGGGGTCTTATTTGTTGGactttttatcatttgaaatgaaatcaatCTGTCTTAAAAGTCCGCAAAACTGGAAACTGAGGAAATTGTATTATCGAGTATGTTCATCCGTCCTTTCGTCTGTTCTTCAGTCTTTGATCCGTCCTTCTACATATCATCTTGTCCGAAGTCTATCACCTACACTACTGGTCATCGGAACTTCATGTTTGGGGGATTTGTTCTCCTGGCAAtgtgtaataaataaaaaaaaaaaaggtcacTCTTACGTACATTTTTATACGCCGCAAAAATTGGTGGGGTATCATGGTATGGCGTTGTCCGTCTGGCAATTCGGCGTAAAAGTTTATTCCAAAATCTCCTGCTtgattatttaaggattgatgGACATGTTGTTATGTTTCGATCAAAAGAATTTCGATTAAactatttttacaaaaatgattGCCGTTTGTTTATTTCGGAATCTTATATATTGTCTGGAGCTCTCCTAcatctttcaaaataaaatgcattataCTCATGATATAAAGTTATGTTTCCCCCcaacaaaaaatattgatttgaatAATTTTGCAAACTTGTTGCCTTTGTTTATATCTGATACTTAGGCCTTGTCCGGGGATCTAGTTTCCTAT
This window contains:
- the LOC117320527 gene encoding circularly permutated Ras protein 1-like, with product QLERLKLENPERRVILIQFGTEVTIIGDGSQEPFQVDRNIRHSFDNLISSGQQYAQDMDIRTLGESHNVITEKINNMRPKDRTALGPALATALGMITGCQGSEVILCTDGAPNSGVGKMNSPDSSCKDYYTMVGNYAKRNGIVVSILAVDGEPVGLENVSPCANISGGNVDVLDPLEIMRQLRLISQNFIVATSVCMEFHLHPELEVDDDDFPKGSSRIVKEVGNATRDTDVTFFFRRKNTDKDLQVDCLPFQVRVNFTMKDGRKMLRVISKSMNATKDRAKMEEEMNVDVVGLATAQKTADLASKGKVAQARDRLTSVNRMLNKACNSDEQKEARYNFRTECAELHQDLNDRLSGSYKKTRKRSDMSSRMYSHMMQQSQSRYAGASSSQKQDIASKRRTTDENVRQQYYEYHS